In one window of Frigoriglobus tundricola DNA:
- a CDS encoding protein kinase domain-containing protein — translation MAHSLSLLQDLEQALCETGRAALTGAAPFGAVLGAVARATLELSGADLSAADIRAGLQELANAEQAAYTEMLERTVGAIPDAHADCRGAVRRYLEHWPALIRHVLRRPSNPAGRVVPAGMAFEDPAELLRFLPTGTPRFRPGPVPGVPEWELTRYCGMGDGTEVWGARSTTGAEPAALKFVTDPSAIRRVFDSEPLFTRVFSLTGQSGIVPLRTVYPDPNRVCIEAGYAPGYDLAGVMFDWKWRWGRAMPDPAAGLARRLADVVGKAHARQVVHRNLKPSNVILMPAEGARFALWVTDFGWGQVAAALNARAEVARETPQALRGAHTRLYLAPQVAAGHPADPRDDVYAIGLIWYQLLRQDPAADPARAPDWANELTADGVPEAHVELLAACLAPTAADRPADAGALAQRLSTLPTTPSLQSTARASAPAAAPRPRRPRGSRPKKRRCARSRLRTTRSVRWGARSTARRAAP, via the coding sequence ATGGCACACTCCCTTTCTTTGCTGCAGGATTTGGAGCAAGCACTGTGCGAGACCGGTCGGGCCGCGTTGACCGGCGCCGCGCCGTTCGGGGCCGTTTTGGGGGCCGTCGCGCGGGCCACCCTCGAACTCTCGGGGGCCGATCTTTCGGCCGCGGACATTCGCGCCGGGCTGCAAGAGCTGGCGAACGCCGAACAGGCGGCGTACACCGAGATGCTCGAGCGGACCGTGGGCGCGATCCCCGACGCGCACGCGGACTGCCGCGGTGCCGTCCGCCGGTACCTCGAACACTGGCCGGCCCTGATTCGCCACGTGCTCCGCCGTCCGAGCAACCCGGCGGGGCGCGTGGTGCCGGCCGGGATGGCGTTCGAGGACCCGGCCGAACTGCTGCGGTTCCTGCCGACCGGGACCCCGCGGTTCCGCCCGGGTCCCGTACCCGGCGTGCCGGAATGGGAATTGACCCGGTACTGCGGGATGGGCGACGGGACCGAGGTGTGGGGCGCGCGGAGCACGACCGGGGCGGAGCCGGCCGCGCTGAAGTTCGTCACCGACCCGTCCGCGATCCGCCGCGTGTTCGATAGCGAGCCGCTGTTCACCCGCGTGTTCTCCCTCACCGGCCAGTCCGGGATCGTCCCCCTCCGGACCGTGTACCCCGACCCGAACCGGGTGTGCATCGAGGCCGGGTACGCGCCGGGGTACGACCTGGCCGGCGTGATGTTCGACTGGAAGTGGCGGTGGGGGCGGGCCATGCCGGACCCGGCGGCCGGGCTCGCCCGGCGCCTCGCCGACGTGGTGGGCAAGGCCCACGCGCGGCAGGTCGTGCACCGCAACCTGAAGCCGTCGAACGTGATCCTGATGCCGGCCGAAGGGGCGCGGTTCGCTCTCTGGGTGACCGACTTCGGCTGGGGCCAGGTCGCGGCGGCACTGAACGCCCGGGCGGAGGTCGCGCGGGAGACGCCCCAGGCGCTCCGCGGCGCCCACACCCGGCTGTACCTCGCCCCGCAGGTCGCGGCCGGTCACCCGGCCGATCCGCGCGACGACGTGTACGCGATCGGGCTGATCTGGTACCAGCTGCTCCGCCAGGACCCGGCCGCCGACCCGGCCCGCGCGCCGGACTGGGCGAACGAGCTGACCGCGGACGGGGTACCGGAGGCCCACGTGGAACTGCTCGCGGCGTGCCTGGCGCCGACAGCAGCGGACCGCCCGGCCGATGCCGGCGCCCTCGCCCAGCGGTTGAGCACGTTGCCCACCACTCCGTCCCTCCAGAGCACGGCCCGCGCGTCGGCCCCGGCCGCGGCCCCGCGGCCGCGCCGGCCTCGGGGATCACGCCCAAAGAAAAGACGGTGCGCGCGAAGCCGGCTCCGGACGACCCGCTCAGTTCGGTGGGGAGCGCGCTCAACGGCCCGACGAGCAGCGCCCTGA
- a CDS encoding serine/threonine-protein kinase, translating to MATPAATVRDYCTLLVKSRLLPADEVESLYGKWREERPGGDERVDSFRRFLVTRRALTEYQAALVQRGRADGFFLGEYKILDQIGKGQMGGVYKAAHTSGQMVALKILPASKARNSHILGRFQREARLLTQFDHPNVVRAYQVGESGSINYIVMEYLEGETLNEVLERRTRLPLGEAARLMRQALDGLQHLYEKRMVHRDVKPSNMMLTPEPAKGKPDTTWEATVKILDIGLGRELFDEDVSEAQIDTQLTQEGSVLGTPDYLAPEQAKDARTADIRADIYSIGCVLYHCLTGRPPFNETNIMAQMLKHATQRPVPVAAATGTDVPAAFQAVLDRFLAKRADDRYRTPAEAAAALAPFATTGATPVAANLVPAYRDWLESESHPELAKIALPAPQPPAAPPPGRQIETAPWPSLPRTAPPKSGTVPALPPQAPPLPLPVENEVDVELVTDPAPAARAVRPPLPTAPMDRPVWPPDRRDWMMLAAGAFGVLSAVGLGYGLAKVLRRKPEPEQE from the coding sequence ATGGCAACCCCCGCCGCGACCGTCCGCGACTACTGCACGCTCCTGGTCAAGAGCCGGTTGTTGCCGGCCGACGAGGTGGAATCGCTGTACGGGAAGTGGCGCGAGGAGCGACCGGGCGGCGACGAGCGCGTGGACTCGTTCCGCCGGTTCCTCGTCACCCGCCGGGCGCTCACGGAGTACCAGGCGGCGCTCGTGCAGCGGGGCCGTGCGGACGGCTTTTTCCTGGGCGAGTACAAGATCCTCGACCAGATCGGTAAGGGGCAGATGGGCGGCGTGTACAAGGCCGCTCACACCTCCGGTCAGATGGTGGCGCTGAAGATCCTGCCGGCGTCGAAGGCCCGGAACTCGCACATCCTCGGCCGGTTCCAGCGCGAGGCCCGGTTACTCACCCAGTTCGATCACCCGAACGTGGTCCGCGCGTACCAGGTCGGTGAGAGCGGCAGCATCAACTATATCGTGATGGAGTATTTGGAGGGGGAGACCCTCAACGAGGTGCTGGAGCGCCGCACCCGGTTGCCGCTGGGCGAGGCGGCGCGGCTCATGCGGCAGGCGCTCGACGGGCTCCAGCACCTGTACGAAAAGCGCATGGTCCACCGCGACGTGAAGCCGTCCAACATGATGCTCACCCCGGAACCGGCCAAGGGGAAACCGGACACCACCTGGGAGGCCACGGTCAAGATCCTCGACATCGGTCTGGGCCGGGAGCTGTTCGACGAGGACGTGTCGGAAGCGCAAATCGACACGCAACTCACGCAGGAAGGGTCCGTTCTGGGCACCCCCGACTATCTCGCCCCCGAGCAGGCCAAGGACGCCCGCACCGCCGACATCCGGGCGGACATCTACAGCATCGGGTGCGTGCTCTACCATTGTCTCACCGGGCGCCCGCCGTTCAACGAAACGAACATCATGGCGCAGATGCTCAAGCACGCGACCCAGCGGCCGGTCCCGGTCGCGGCCGCGACCGGGACCGATGTCCCGGCCGCGTTCCAGGCGGTTCTGGACCGGTTCCTCGCCAAACGGGCCGACGACCGGTACCGGACGCCGGCGGAAGCGGCCGCGGCGCTCGCGCCGTTCGCGACCACGGGCGCCACACCCGTCGCCGCGAATCTCGTGCCCGCGTACCGGGACTGGTTGGAGAGCGAATCGCACCCGGAGCTGGCGAAGATCGCGCTGCCCGCACCGCAGCCGCCGGCCGCGCCGCCGCCGGGCCGGCAGATCGAGACCGCGCCGTGGCCCTCACTGCCGCGGACCGCTCCGCCGAAATCGGGAACGGTCCCCGCGCTCCCCCCGCAGGCGCCCCCGCTTCCGCTCCCCGTTGAGAACGAAGTGGACGTCGAACTGGTGACGGACCCGGCGCCCGCGGCGCGCGCCGTGCGGCCCCCGCTCCCCACCGCACCGATGGACCGGCCGGTCTGGCCGCCGGACCGCCGCGACTGGATGATGCTCGCGGCCGGCGCGTTCGGTGTGCTGTCCGCGGTCGGCCTGGGGTACGGGTTGGCGAAGGTCCTCCGCCGCAAGCCCGAACCCGAACAGGAGTAA